Proteins found in one Cellulomonas palmilytica genomic segment:
- a CDS encoding helix-turn-helix domain-containing protein: protein MDFAHRLAAVRKQRGLTQQALADTVGIHVTQIRRYEAGTSQPTLDVLRALAVALSVSTDALVFNEDERGPADNQLRLRMEALESLDDDEKTTVIAMIEGALLRHHARQALTGRAG, encoded by the coding sequence ATGGACTTCGCCCACCGCCTCGCCGCCGTCCGCAAGCAGCGCGGACTCACCCAGCAGGCCCTCGCCGACACCGTCGGCATCCACGTCACCCAGATCCGCCGCTACGAAGCCGGCACCAGCCAGCCCACCCTGGACGTCCTGCGCGCCCTGGCCGTCGCACTGTCAGTCAGCACCGACGCTCTCGTCTTCAACGAAGATGAGCGCGGCCCGGCCGACAACCAGCTCCGCCTGCGCATGGAAGCCCTCGAAAGCCTCGACGACGACGAGAAGACGACCGTCATCGCCATGATCGAAGGCGCGCTCCTGCGCCACCACGCCCGCCAAGCACTCACCGGCCGAGCAGGCTGA
- a CDS encoding pentapeptide repeat-containing protein: protein MLSGQRLVAVDLGGRRLEQFSAEGCRFEACRFDGAVIESASFGAGRLVSEYVGCSFDGAKLRMGPGGYARFVDCTFENSVIEHWFCFAVEIVGCTFSGRLKKVVFNGSVPSDKQGTAGRRVNQFEDNDFSRARLADVAFRTGVDLTRQRLPSGEEYTYLDDAAVAVRRARSAFNAWDDLEMKKRARGVLAVMEADVAAGQRQLFVRVDDYPRASRPAIRALLTAALQG, encoded by the coding sequence GTGCTCTCGGGCCAGCGGCTGGTGGCCGTTGATCTGGGGGGTAGGCGCCTGGAGCAGTTCTCGGCGGAGGGGTGTCGGTTCGAGGCGTGCCGGTTCGATGGGGCGGTGATCGAGTCCGCCTCGTTCGGCGCGGGCCGTCTCGTCTCGGAGTACGTGGGGTGCAGCTTCGACGGGGCGAAGTTGCGGATGGGGCCGGGCGGTTACGCGAGGTTCGTTGACTGCACGTTCGAGAACTCCGTCATTGAGCACTGGTTCTGTTTCGCCGTCGAGATCGTTGGGTGCACGTTCTCCGGGCGGCTGAAGAAGGTCGTGTTCAACGGTTCAGTGCCGTCGGACAAGCAGGGAACTGCTGGACGTCGGGTGAATCAGTTCGAGGACAACGACTTCTCGCGAGCCAGGCTCGCTGACGTGGCCTTCCGCACAGGCGTAGACCTGACCAGGCAGCGGCTGCCCTCGGGGGAGGAGTACACCTACCTCGACGATGCTGCTGTTGCAGTTCGCCGAGCCAGGAGCGCCTTCAATGCCTGGGACGACCTTGAGATGAAGAAGCGTGCACGGGGGGTCCTGGCCGTGATGGAAGCGGATGTCGCCGCCGGTCAGCGCCAGCTCTTCGTCCGGGTCGACGACTACCCCCGTGCCTCCCGGCCTGCGATCAGGGCACTGCTGACGGCGGCGCTGCAGGGGTAG
- a CDS encoding RHS repeat-associated core domain-containing protein, giving the protein MVRTRRLVSGIAAGLAVVLAGQIAAGTVGAADEAAEPADSLQARQENMAQVVAGLPTLEQVPAEVVDPDPAQLPAQPDVLPLEDVVEEDPDDGDAGGAEQAPDIVAESVVYDVGGRVPANVGGLELTLDPIAGEPAPETVEISVADPALTAQSGLTGVVVELADASQQLAPSSAVEVRLSYSQLADLGAGDWTSRLTLYQQVECGPTALPCRWVELDDVVNDPAQQTLTATVALTQGESLATGSAVTLAAGASSDGATGDWGATSLAPAAAWASGGSSGAFTWTYPMDVPDVPGGLVPNVALTYSSGVSDGRTPSTNNQASWVGEGFELTSSFIERKYLACMKDQDPVDGKAANNATKNTGDLCWGEDTATLVLNGNALELVKDADGGWRPKNDDGTRIEHETTGSEGAVETSLRDDDGEYWVVTTSDGLRYVFGSDLAPNKADATNSTWTVPVFGNHEGEKCNSALLAESMCRQAWRWNLRTVTDRSGNTMTYTYARERAAYRSYGLGNDKTVDYDTGGHLASITYGTRFDDLGGHALGKVVFDSALRCRAQSGGNCTQTKMRAHAGQWPDAPADLYCVPGASSSTCTVEQASPVFFNRYRLRTVTTYAYVGSQYEPVDSWQLVHGFVAPDGGRTNGQAASEILQLSSVARTGHGSQGSTMQLPPVQFGWTLHANRVDTANDGPSAMKRPRLTSIRSESGATTTVSYAATFGTGSTLTFPVNWDPKGQTRDKPDQFYKYVVTAVSDSGASSAGGERLVTGSDSVVTSYEYGDPFWATPTGPLVDEDEVTRSEFRGFAQVTTTSGDESAQSKTVTRFLQGRDRSVDAGPSPRTVPVADHERLAGMAYSQATFNASAMVSQTITVPGDLTSITASDGRKSTRIGAVATYVNTFTASGALERQTRAVTKFDSLSRPSQVDDDGAVWQSGGVLPPADETCTRQTYAAERTTSSGVRLAGLLTRAQVVAAACTDAATGLETLVSDTLTDYDAAGRTTATWQVDPSLDRTSGVLNHQTHAGYLRTSRVVQYDKFGRPLEVADAQDNRTFTQYNPPSTQGSVNGIVETVQVTAPAPSAGTPGSTTSTTLDPLRGSVLATVDANGRQTTAEYDALGRLLEVRYPQHANAANPSVQYQYTVKPNGLNGVVTRTLGADGVTQHLSSVVYDGLMRTIQTQTESQAAASSATSAAQRGRMVTHTLYDSAGRTSQVLGPWLATKAPAAGLVTTAGSYPSGTTYRYDAAGRVTDEITWRTNSSNPDYEKFRTVTVYDGSHTTVIPPQGGTAVTTVVDAQGRTTTLAQHRTRPAPAGFNARTVLDSQVVAATYEYDRSGNLVSFTDSGDLARGIAKNTWTYEYDFAGQQVAANDPDAGRTTTAYDTLGRTTAVTNGAGQTLSYTYDNLGRKLTVSDASGLRTSFTYDTAKDVDGNTVLGQLASSTRHTSGGEYVSQVLEYDHAYRAVRTKVSLPASGDLAGLTKREFVTEYGYTSDGQVQTVKLPQITQGGASGGGTKVLGAETVTTYYDAASRPQWMAGGFGWGTYVAESRRDDYGNLTALDLGNTYGAVASYRYDEVTQRLTGIAVKREQINGTDLNVAYTYDQAGNLTSATDTPGNLLLGQKPDRQCFTYDGLRRLTAAWTSKASTCGSEPTSTLEVAGAAPYWDTYGYDDLGNRRTLTARRAGSWGSWTSGATTTDTTYSYGQGQAGPHALTGTSTSVNGAAPTTAGYEYDAAGRQTARPGSGPLVWDGEGELTAVGAAGSRTSMVYDANGERLTRTDSSGTTVYLPGGQEIRVEDGEVVSAVRYYSFDGQTVAVRTGKGLGAVTSLVADLHGTALVAIANTTWTAAGVVKQYTDPFGAARGAGVDVPGERQFLDKTRDVSTGLTQVGARYYDETTGRFISVDPVLDLTNPQQWNAYVYANNNPTTWSDPTGLMISWDWLTDPIARAGRGTANWYSTWLEDSDGQSIIVNSLQSWGAGSADAVLGAVDLVTPGTIGRFGNPNTNSIYAYSDDFGEWTGLHILIGGNAGNAAKATSYVGNLGEKVLAEAAASLSARAAVETAANTAGDAAEIIQSTARAQAARGADELAGALSPAERAAMEAQPWLRNPMLGQAVHRNTASALDEAFPGRFQYSTRGPDFLDTLTGQRLELTTPGQVGAHLRRPGYEGVTMCTYVLPSC; this is encoded by the coding sequence GTGGTCCGCACCCGACGGCTGGTGTCCGGGATCGCGGCGGGTCTCGCCGTCGTGCTTGCCGGGCAGATCGCTGCTGGCACGGTGGGGGCAGCGGACGAGGCCGCCGAGCCGGCGGACTCGCTGCAGGCGCGCCAGGAGAACATGGCGCAGGTCGTCGCTGGTCTGCCGACCCTCGAGCAGGTGCCGGCCGAGGTCGTCGACCCCGATCCTGCGCAGCTGCCCGCGCAACCGGATGTGCTACCGCTGGAGGACGTGGTCGAGGAGGACCCGGACGACGGCGACGCGGGTGGAGCCGAGCAGGCGCCCGACATCGTCGCGGAGAGCGTCGTGTACGACGTCGGCGGGCGGGTGCCGGCGAACGTCGGTGGACTGGAGCTGACGCTCGACCCCATCGCGGGTGAACCGGCACCTGAGACGGTCGAGATCAGCGTCGCTGACCCTGCCCTGACAGCGCAGTCGGGTCTCACCGGAGTCGTCGTGGAGCTGGCTGACGCCTCGCAGCAACTCGCGCCGAGCTCCGCTGTGGAGGTGCGGCTGTCATACTCGCAGCTCGCCGATCTCGGTGCCGGCGACTGGACGAGCCGTCTGACCCTCTACCAGCAGGTCGAGTGCGGCCCGACCGCCCTGCCGTGCCGCTGGGTCGAGCTCGACGACGTGGTCAACGATCCCGCGCAGCAGACGCTGACCGCGACGGTGGCGCTCACTCAGGGGGAGAGCCTCGCCACGGGTTCCGCGGTGACGCTGGCAGCCGGTGCATCCAGCGACGGTGCCACCGGTGACTGGGGCGCGACCAGCCTGGCGCCGGCTGCGGCGTGGGCCAGCGGCGGGTCTTCGGGTGCGTTCACGTGGACGTACCCGATGGACGTGCCCGACGTCCCCGGCGGGCTGGTCCCGAACGTCGCGCTCACGTACTCCTCGGGCGTCTCCGACGGGCGCACCCCGTCGACGAACAACCAGGCGTCGTGGGTCGGGGAAGGCTTCGAGCTCACGTCGAGCTTCATCGAGCGCAAGTACCTCGCCTGCATGAAGGACCAAGACCCCGTCGACGGCAAGGCCGCGAACAACGCCACCAAGAACACCGGCGACCTGTGCTGGGGCGAGGACACCGCGACCCTCGTCCTGAACGGAAACGCCCTTGAGCTCGTCAAGGACGCCGACGGCGGCTGGCGCCCCAAGAACGACGACGGCACCCGGATCGAGCACGAGACCACCGGCTCTGAAGGCGCGGTCGAGACCTCGCTTCGCGACGACGACGGTGAGTACTGGGTTGTGACGACGTCCGACGGTCTGCGGTACGTCTTCGGCAGCGACCTGGCGCCGAACAAGGCCGATGCGACGAACTCCACGTGGACCGTGCCAGTTTTCGGCAACCACGAGGGCGAGAAGTGCAACAGCGCCCTTCTGGCGGAGTCCATGTGCCGTCAGGCGTGGCGGTGGAACCTGCGCACCGTGACCGACAGGTCAGGCAACACGATGACCTACACCTACGCGCGCGAGCGCGCCGCCTACCGCAGCTACGGGTTGGGCAACGACAAGACGGTCGACTACGACACCGGCGGACACCTGGCGAGCATCACGTACGGCACCAGGTTCGACGATCTCGGCGGTCACGCGCTGGGCAAGGTCGTGTTCGACTCGGCGTTGCGGTGCCGTGCTCAGTCGGGGGGGAACTGCACTCAGACGAAGATGCGGGCGCACGCCGGTCAGTGGCCCGATGCCCCTGCGGACCTGTACTGCGTGCCGGGAGCGTCCAGTTCCACTTGCACGGTCGAGCAGGCCAGCCCCGTCTTCTTCAATCGGTACCGGTTGCGGACCGTGACCACGTACGCGTACGTCGGGTCGCAGTACGAGCCCGTCGACAGCTGGCAGCTCGTGCACGGTTTCGTCGCCCCCGACGGCGGCAGGACCAACGGGCAGGCGGCGAGCGAGATCCTGCAGCTGAGCTCCGTCGCGCGCACGGGGCACGGGTCGCAAGGCTCGACTATGCAGCTGCCGCCGGTGCAGTTCGGCTGGACGCTGCACGCCAACCGTGTCGACACCGCGAACGACGGCCCGTCTGCGATGAAGCGGCCGCGGCTTACGTCCATCCGCAGCGAGTCAGGCGCGACGACGACAGTCAGCTACGCCGCGACCTTCGGGACCGGCAGCACACTGACGTTCCCGGTGAACTGGGACCCCAAGGGCCAGACGAGGGACAAGCCGGACCAGTTCTACAAGTACGTGGTGACGGCGGTCTCGGACAGCGGTGCGTCCAGTGCCGGCGGGGAACGGCTCGTCACGGGGTCGGACTCCGTGGTCACCTCCTACGAGTACGGCGACCCGTTCTGGGCGACGCCGACGGGTCCCCTCGTCGACGAGGACGAGGTCACCAGGTCTGAGTTCCGTGGCTTCGCGCAGGTGACGACGACGTCCGGGGACGAGTCGGCCCAGTCGAAGACGGTCACGAGATTTCTGCAGGGTCGCGATCGATCGGTTGACGCGGGGCCTTCCCCCAGAACCGTCCCTGTGGCCGACCACGAGCGCTTGGCAGGGATGGCGTACTCGCAGGCGACGTTCAACGCGTCCGCGATGGTGTCCCAGACGATCACCGTTCCGGGTGACCTGACGTCCATCACTGCCAGCGACGGGCGCAAGTCCACGCGGATCGGCGCCGTGGCGACCTACGTGAACACCTTCACGGCGTCCGGGGCACTCGAGCGGCAGACGAGGGCGGTCACGAAGTTCGACTCCCTGTCGCGGCCCTCGCAGGTCGACGACGACGGTGCCGTGTGGCAGTCCGGCGGTGTCCTGCCGCCCGCTGACGAAACCTGCACGCGGCAGACCTACGCGGCTGAGCGCACGACCAGCAGCGGGGTGCGCCTGGCCGGTCTGCTGACCCGCGCGCAGGTCGTGGCGGCCGCCTGCACGGATGCGGCCACGGGCCTGGAGACGCTGGTCTCCGACACGCTGACCGACTACGACGCGGCCGGTCGAACGACGGCGACGTGGCAGGTGGACCCGAGTCTGGACCGGACGTCGGGAGTGCTGAACCACCAGACGCACGCGGGTTACCTGCGTACGAGCAGGGTCGTGCAGTACGACAAGTTCGGTCGTCCGCTGGAGGTCGCCGACGCTCAGGACAACCGGACGTTCACGCAGTACAACCCGCCCAGCACCCAGGGCTCAGTGAACGGGATCGTCGAGACCGTCCAGGTGACGGCCCCGGCACCCTCGGCGGGCACGCCGGGCTCCACGACGAGCACCACCCTCGACCCGCTGCGCGGGTCTGTCCTTGCCACGGTGGACGCGAATGGTCGCCAGACCACCGCGGAGTACGACGCCCTGGGCCGTCTGCTCGAGGTGAGATACCCGCAGCACGCGAACGCCGCCAACCCGTCGGTCCAGTACCAGTACACGGTCAAGCCGAACGGCCTGAACGGTGTCGTGACGCGCACGCTCGGTGCGGACGGCGTCACCCAGCACCTCAGCTCGGTGGTCTACGACGGCCTGATGCGCACGATCCAGACCCAGACGGAGAGCCAGGCGGCTGCGAGCAGCGCCACGAGCGCCGCACAGCGTGGGCGGATGGTGACGCACACGCTGTACGACTCCGCCGGGCGCACGTCCCAGGTCCTCGGACCATGGCTCGCCACCAAGGCACCCGCGGCCGGACTGGTCACCACCGCAGGTTCGTACCCCTCAGGGACGACCTACCGGTACGACGCGGCCGGTCGCGTGACAGACGAGATCACCTGGCGCACCAACTCCTCGAACCCCGACTACGAGAAGTTCCGCACGGTCACTGTCTACGACGGCTCCCACACGACGGTCATCCCTCCCCAGGGCGGAACCGCGGTCACGACCGTGGTCGACGCGCAGGGTCGAACCACCACGCTCGCCCAGCACCGCACCCGGCCGGCTCCGGCAGGTTTCAACGCACGCACGGTGCTGGACAGCCAGGTCGTCGCCGCGACGTACGAGTACGACCGGTCGGGCAACCTCGTCTCATTCACGGACAGCGGGGACCTCGCGCGCGGCATCGCGAAGAACACGTGGACCTACGAGTACGACTTCGCGGGGCAGCAGGTCGCAGCGAACGACCCCGATGCCGGCCGAACCACCACGGCCTACGACACTCTGGGCCGGACCACGGCCGTCACCAACGGCGCCGGGCAGACCCTGAGCTACACGTACGACAACCTCGGCCGCAAGCTCACGGTCAGCGACGCCTCTGGCCTGCGCACGTCGTTCACCTACGACACCGCCAAGGACGTCGACGGCAACACGGTCCTGGGCCAGTTGGCTTCGAGCACCCGCCACACGTCGGGTGGTGAGTACGTCTCGCAGGTCCTCGAGTACGACCACGCCTACCGGGCCGTGCGCACGAAGGTCTCGCTGCCCGCGTCCGGTGACCTCGCCGGGTTGACGAAGCGGGAGTTCGTCACCGAGTACGGGTACACCTCCGACGGGCAGGTGCAGACCGTCAAGCTGCCGCAGATCACGCAGGGGGGAGCCAGCGGCGGTGGAACCAAGGTCCTTGGTGCGGAGACCGTCACGACGTACTACGACGCCGCGTCTCGGCCGCAGTGGATGGCCGGCGGGTTCGGGTGGGGCACGTATGTCGCCGAGTCGCGTCGCGACGACTACGGCAACCTCACGGCGCTCGACCTGGGCAACACCTATGGCGCTGTCGCCTCCTACAGGTATGACGAGGTCACCCAGCGCTTGACGGGGATCGCGGTCAAGCGCGAGCAGATCAACGGGACCGACCTGAACGTCGCCTACACCTACGACCAGGCCGGCAACCTCACGTCTGCCACTGACACACCCGGAAACCTCCTGCTCGGCCAGAAGCCGGATCGTCAGTGCTTCACCTACGACGGGTTGCGTCGCCTGACCGCGGCGTGGACGAGCAAGGCGAGCACGTGTGGCAGTGAGCCGACCTCGACGCTCGAGGTCGCCGGCGCGGCCCCGTACTGGGACACCTACGGCTACGACGATCTGGGCAACCGTCGCACCCTGACCGCCCGCCGGGCGGGGTCCTGGGGTTCGTGGACCAGTGGGGCGACGACGACAGACACCACGTACTCCTACGGGCAGGGGCAGGCCGGCCCTCACGCGCTCACCGGGACCAGCACCTCGGTGAACGGGGCGGCGCCCACGACCGCGGGCTACGAGTACGACGCGGCTGGGCGTCAGACCGCCCGGCCGGGTTCGGGGCCGCTGGTGTGGGACGGTGAGGGTGAGCTCACGGCGGTGGGCGCTGCTGGGTCGAGGACCTCGATGGTCTACGACGCGAACGGTGAGCGTCTGACGCGCACGGACTCCTCCGGCACGACGGTGTACCTGCCTGGTGGGCAGGAGATCCGTGTCGAGGACGGCGAGGTCGTCTCCGCGGTGCGGTACTACTCGTTCGACGGGCAGACCGTGGCGGTGCGCACCGGCAAGGGTCTGGGGGCGGTCACGTCCTTGGTCGCGGACCTGCACGGCACGGCCCTGGTGGCGATCGCGAACACCACATGGACCGCGGCCGGGGTCGTCAAGCAGTACACCGACCCGTTCGGCGCGGCCCGCGGCGCGGGCGTCGACGTCCCTGGTGAGCGGCAGTTCCTCGACAAGACCCGAGACGTGAGTACCGGTCTGACGCAGGTCGGTGCCCGCTACTACGACGAGACCACCGGCCGGTTCATCTCCGTCGACCCGGTGCTCGACCTGACCAACCCTCAGCAGTGGAACGCCTACGTCTACGCCAACAACAACCCGACCACCTGGTCGGACCCCACCGGGTTGATGATCAGCTGGGACTGGCTCACCGATCCGATCGCCCGAGCCGGGCGGGGGACTGCGAACTGGTACAGCACGTGGTTGGAGGACTCCGACGGTCAGAGCATCATCGTCAACAGCCTGCAGTCGTGGGGCGCAGGGTCAGCCGACGCCGTGCTGGGTGCGGTCGACCTCGTCACCCCAGGAACCATCGGGCGGTTCGGGAACCCGAACACCAACAGCATCTACGCGTACTCCGACGACTTCGGGGAGTGGACCGGTCTCCACATCCTGATCGGCGGGAACGCGGGCAACGCCGCCAAGGCGACCTCCTACGTCGGTAACCTAGGCGAGAAGGTGCTCGCGGAAGCCGCGGCGTCACTGTCGGCTCGCGCAGCCGTCGAGACGGCCGCAAACACCGCGGGGGATGCGGCCGAGATCATTCAGTCGACGGCGCGTGCTCAGGCTGCTCGTGGAGCTGATGAGTTGGCCGGTGCGCTTTCTCCGGCTGAGCGGGCCGCTATGGAGGCGCAGCCCTGGTTGCGGAATCCGATGCTTGGACAGGCGGTGCATCGCAATACTGCTAGTGCGCTGGATGAGGCGTTCCCGGGGCGGTTCCAGTACAGCACCAGGGGTCCTGACTTCCTGGACACGCTGACGGGCCAGCGGTTGGAGCTGACGACGCCGGGCCAGGTCGGTGCGCATCTTAGGCGTCCGGGGTACGAGGGAGTGACGATGTGCACCTATGTCCTGCCGAGCTGCTGA